The stretch of DNA AAAGAAAATATCGGACGATGAATCGCTGGCTCCCTTTTTGCCGGCGGCCGTATCCGAAGTGGTGGAGTTCGGGGTCCGTGAGGCCCGCTCCCAGAAGAAGATGACGACGAGGCTTTCCGAGGTGGCGGATATCGTGCGGGAAAGCGCCTACTGGGCAGGATTGGACGGGAACGATGCCGTGGATGCGGTTCACGTCAGGAAGGCCCTGACCGAGCGGGACAATCGCGTCAACATGACCCACGACAAGATCCGTGAGCGCATCAGCGAAGGAGTGCTCATGATCGAAACCGAGGGCTCCCGGGTGGGCCAGGTCAACGGCCTGGCGGTATACAGCCTGGGGACCCATATGTTCGGGGCTCCCAGCAAGATCACCGCGGTTACGTCTCTGGGACGGGCGGGGATTGTCGACATTGAGCGGGAGGCGAAGCTCTCGGGCAGCATATACAATAAAGGGGTGCTGATTCTCTCCGGGTACCTACGGGGGAAATACGCCCGTCGCATTCCCCTGACCCTCTCGGCGTCGCTCTGTTTCGAGCAATCCTACTACGGCGTCGACGGCGACAGCGCATCCTCCACGGAGCTCTACGCTATTATATCCGGCGTCACGGGCCTTCCCCTTCGTCAGGATATCGCCGTGACCGGATCGGTCAACCAGAAGGGAGAGGTGCAGCCCATCGGCGGCGTCAACCAGAAGATCGAGGGATTCTTCGCCGTGTGCAAAGACCGGGGGTTGACCGGGACCCAGGGTGTGATGATTCCTCAAACAAATGTGGAGGACCTGATGCTCACCCAAGAGGTCGTGGACGCGGTGAGTGAAGGCGCGTTCACCATTTACAGCGTCTCGACCATCGACGAGGGCATCGAAATCCTTACCGGTGTTCCGGCGGGGGAGGAGGGTGATGACGGCACATTCCCCGAGGGAAGTGTCAATCGAATGGTTGTGGACCGACTCATGGAAAACCATGAGCGGCTCAGGGAACTCAACAAGGGAAAGGATAACGAAAAGGGGACGGAGAAATCCGGGAACGGCGGCGGCGATGAGTAGTCGGACACCGAGACGGTCGGCGGAAGAGAAAAAGAGGCCCCGGGCGGGCCTCTTTTTTATTTGATACAAAGAATGACGCATCACCGGACCGAAGTATAGGGGCCGTCTGGTGATGTTTTCGTCTAACTGGCGGCGGCCCTCTTTCGGGCGTTCAGGTCCTTGAGGGCGGTCTGGATCATTTCGTCGGCGGTTTTTCTTCCTTCAAGGGGGGCGACCCCGACGCTGAGCGATACTTCTTTCAGATTCTTGTCTATCCGACTCACGATTCGACCGGCAATGGATTCGGCGTCTTCGATCTGTGTATGGGGAAGGATGAGGGCGAAATCGTCGGAGCCGTATCGAAAGGCGGTGTCCATATCCTCGCGAATGGACTTCTTGATGAGCTTTCCGAGCTCCGCCAGCATTCGGTCCCCCTTGAGATTACCGTTGGTTTCGTTGTATTCGGCCAGGTTGTCGATATGATAGATGACAAGGGACAACGGAGTCGATGAACGAAGGGCCCGCTTGACCTCGTCCTGCATTTTCTCCGCGAAATGCACTTGGTTAAAAAGCCCCGTGACGATGTCGGTTATCGAGAGTATCCGCATCTGTTCATCGATCGCCTTCCTGTCGCTGATATCCCGGGCGATTCCCTGTCCTCCGGTGAAAACGCCGCTTCGGAATATCGGTGATGAGTTGATCTCCAGCGAGACCTCTCTTCCGTCCTTTTTAACGGCCTCAATCTCCATTCCCTCCACATCATTTCCCGACTCGATTCTTTCCAGCATCGCCGAAATCTGGCCCTTTGTCGACGGGGTAAAAAGAGAGTGGAGTGGCTTGCCGATAAGCTCGTTTGGAGTGAAACCGGTGATGCGAAAAACGGCCGGGGAAATATAGGTGAAGATCCCCGCATCGTCGAATTCATATATCACATCAAAACTTCGTTCTGCGATACCGCGAAACCGCTCCTCGTTTTCCAAGATACGCCGCTCCGCCTCGAACCGATCCGTGATGTCCCTGAACCGCCAGACACGGCCGGAGAATTTTCCGTTTCTGGTCAACGGGTGGGTATATCTTTCCAGGGTGCGGCCGTCTTTAAGCTTGAGCAGGTCCTGGGATTCATCGTTGGTGTGATACAGCTCCTTGATGGTGGAAAGAAATACCTTCGGTTCCTCCAGCATCCCCAGAAAATGCTCCAGGAGCAGTTCGTCGTTTTTTTTCAGAGACAGGTCCTTGGGAATCTGCCACAGGCTGATGAACCGCTCGTTGGAGTGGGTCACTTCGCCGTTTTCACCGACGACGAAGATGCCGTCTCCGATGGATTCGATGGTGGCCTTGAACAGTTGCTCGTTTTCCTTCAGGGCCGCCTCATACCGCTTCCGCTCATTGATCTCGGTCTTGAGCTGTTCGTTGAGCTTTGTCAGTTCATGCGTCCGCTCCTTTACCCGCTCTTCCATCTCATCATAGGCGTTTTTCAATTCATTGCGGACTTTTTTTCGCTCCATGGCGTACCGGATGGCGCGAACCAGAATGGCCGGGCGCATCTCCACCTTGAACAGGTAGTCCTGAGCTCCCTCGGTAACGGCGCGAACCGCAATATTCTCGTCTTCTACCGAACTCAGAACGATAACGGGGAGTTCCGGCGTAACTCCCTTGATGCGAAGGAATGTATCGATCCCCTCGCTGTCGGGGAGGGTCAAATCCAGGATAATCAGGTCGATATCGTGCTTGGCAAGCAGATCGATGCCCTTCATCAAATGGTCGGCGTGCAGTACAGAAAATTTCGTCCCGGCGGTATCATGGAGCATATCCTTGATTAACCGGGCGTAGCCGGGGTCATCCTCGACTATTAGAGTTGAGATGGTGTTTGTGGTCATGGGCTTTCTCTCGGAATATATCGTAAGCGGCCAAAACGTCGGTTTTTCTTCACAGACAACCTCTGAGGATGTTAAAGGCGGCACGCATGAGAGATGTTTTCAATGATGAGTAAACGTACCGATACCTGTTGGTTTTATTTTTTCGCCTCTTTTTGCGAATACATCGCCCGATCCGCCGCGTTTATCATGGAGGTTATATTTGCGTGATCTTCAAAGGAGGCGATACCCAGGCTGATATCTATGTCGTTCGGGAGCGAACGGATGGAGCCCCGTATACGTTTTGCCACTGCGGCGGCGTCGGTCTTTTTCGCCGATGGAAGGATAATGGCGAATTCATCCCCTCCGTATCTGAACGCGGTGTCTACATCCTTTCGGATTGAGTTGGCGGTGATTTCTCCCACATGTTTCAATATCTCGTCGCCGGCAAGGTGGCCGTTTTTGTCATTGAATTTTTTGAAATTGTCCAGATCGAAGACCATCAAACACAGTGGATACGACATTCTTTTCGCCCGGCTGGCCTCCTCGTTGATTTTTGTATAGAAATAACGCTGGTTGTACAAATTGGTGAGGCTGTCGGTAATGGAGAGTCTCCACAGCTCCTCTTCCATCTTCTTTCGCTCGGTTATATCTCTTGCGATCCCCTGCCCGCCGAGGACCTTTCCTTCCCGGAGTATGGGAGATGCGTTTATCTCTATGAATCCCGGGGCGCCGTCCTTTTTTTTGATTCCGCACTGGACTCCTTCGATGTAGGACCCTCCGAGAAGCGTATCAATTGCCTGGGAAACACGACTCTTGTCCTCTTCGGAGATGAAGGTCTCGAGTGGGATGTTGATGATCTCATCCGGCGTATAGTCGAAGATGCGCTTCACGGCGGGGGATGTATAGAGGAATTGACGCTCGCTGCCGATCTCGAAGATCATGTCGAAGCTTCTTTCCGCGATGCCGCGAAACCGCTCTTCGCTCTCGGCCAGTGACTCCAGGGCCCGTATGCGCTCCTCCACCTCGTTTTGTAGTCTGTTGTTGACGTCTTCCAGTTCCTTCGTGCGTTCCTTGACCCGGAGCTCCAGTTGATCCCGGGCCTGCTCGAGTTCCTCCTGAACCCGCTTTCTCTCCACCGCGTAACGCAGGGATCGAATTAAAATATCCCCTTTCACCTCCATTTTAAACAGGTAATCCTGGGCGCCGTCCTTGACCGCTTCCACGGCGGTTTTCTCGTCTTCTATAGAGGTGAGAATGACTATGGGGAGTTCCGGATATTTTTCCTTGAGACGGGTAAACGTATCGATGCCCTCGTTATCGGGGAGAATCAGGTCCAGGAGAACGACATCGACCTTTTCCCGATCGAGATACTCGCATCCTTCTCCCAGGGTCTGGGCCTGAGCTATATCGAAGACGGAGTTGTTTGGCTCGGACAGCATCTGGACGACGAGGTCACGAAAGCCGGGATCGTCTTCGATCAGCAGCATGGATAACGGTTCGTTTTTCATCGATAACGATAAAAATAGTAGTACTTTTTTTATTTATCCGCTTAAAATATTTATATTATCCATATATATAAATTATTCGGGGTGACACAAAAACAGTGTGTCATAACAATAAGCGGATAAAAGAACCCTTTTCTTTTTTTGTTTTGTGATATGTGTCACACTCGGGATGTATGACACTCTGAGTGAATAACCGGCGTGGGCGGCGTGAAGCGTGAATCCAAGGTGTTTGATGCAGAGCAAGGAATATTCTTAAAAAAGTTGAAAAGCCGGGTTAGGTAATAAATTATCTTGAGCCTTTTATATAATACCCATGATATAAATTTTTGTCAAATACTTTCTGTGAATAATTGAAGACTAAAATATTTAAATTTAATATTATAGTCTAAATAAAACAGCTGTACACTATTATGTAGCCTGGTCCATTCTCCGGTCGACTTCCCCGGTTGGATCGCTTAAGTATGTCCACTTCGTACAATTTCAGGCCGTACATTTGTGGAATAGTTCGGTGAGTGATCGCCTTCTGATGAAGCGGACACAATCGAGAATGCTCGCGATATGGGACGGGTGGTGTTATAGGAGGGATTTTTGCCTTTGGGCGGTCTTGTAGGCGTACATGGCCGTATCGGCCCGTTCGATGAACACGTCGGTGGTGTCGCCCGGTTTCCACTGGGAGACGCCGAAGCTGACGCCGATATCGGGAATCGTCTGGACCACCTGGCTCTGGATACGCCGGGCCACGGTGTGGGCCTGAGACTCGTTCGCGTCGGTAAGGATCACGGCGAATTCATCTCCGCCGTACCGAAACGCCGCATCCACCTCCTCCCGGATACAGGCGGCGGTAATTTCCCCCACCGTTTTGAGGACGACGTCACCGGCGAGGTGGCCGTGGATGTCGTTATACTGCTTGAATCGATCAAGGTCGAAGACGATCAGGGAGAGGTTCTGTTCCAGCCGTGTCGCCCGGACGGTATGGGTATTGATGATGCTGAAAAAACTGCGTTGATTGTAGAGTCCGGTAAGGCTGTCGGTGGTGGAAAGCCGAATGAGTTCGTCCTCCATCTTTTTTCGCTCGGTAATGTCGCGGATGGTATGGACCGATCCGCGGATTTCACCCCAGGCGTCCAGGATGGGGGCGGTGCTTATCAGCAGGTGAGCGCCGCCTCTGGCCGGCTCTGTCATCTCAATACATGCAGGTTTTTTTGTCCTGATGGTCTTGATGTGAGGGCAGTCGGGACAGGGATCGGACCTGTGGTGAATCACTTCAAAACAGCGGATGCCGATGAGTTCACGAGGTTCTTTATGAAATGCGTCGGCGAACGCCCGATTGACCTTGACGATGCGAAACTCGCGATCGTGGATGGATACGAGATCGGTAATGGAATCGAAGGTGATACGCCACTCGTCGGACGCCTGCTTGAGTACGTCCTCCCACTGGCGGCGCATGGTGATGTCCTCGATGAAGCCGGTCAGCTTCGGGGAGCCGCCTTTTTCATCCCGGATCGGAAACACGCGATGAGACACCCAGCGAACGGCGCCCTTTTTTTGTATGATACGGTACTGGAGCGCCAGGGAGGCCCCCACGTTTTCCTTGAAGGTCCTGACGATATCATCCCGGTCGTCCGGGTGGATGACGCTGAACCAGAGCCCCGGCTCCCGATAGAGGCTCAGGTGGTCGTAGCCGTAGATTCGCTCGAAGGCGGGGCTTACGTAGATGAATTTCTCCTCGGCGGGGGCGTAAATCCAAAGGAAGATCGGCATGGCGTCCAGGGCCTCCCGTATCAACCTGTCCCAATTCTCCGGCAGCTCCGGAGTTTCGTAATCGATGGCTGTGGCGCGGGCGATAAGGCGGACATACTCGGTGTTTGATTTTCCGGAGAAGAGGTCCGCACTGACCGACATGGTGTGGGCGACCGTATTCCTGTCGAGGAGTGTGAGGGTTCCCTCGGAGACGGATGCGTGAGAGAGATTGTCCAGGAGGGGGGAGAGGGAGGTCGCCCCGCCCATTATCAGGTCCGACAAGGGAACGAGGAGCAGCTCGTCGTCGGTATATCCCAACAGCCGTGCGGCGGCCTGGTTGACCTGTATGATAACTGCGTCCGGGTATAAGAGGATGAATACGGGATCTGATATACGCTGAAGCAGGGTGTCGTCTGATATTCCGGGCGCTACAGCCTGGAAAAGAGGGGCGTCCTTCATGTGACCGGGGATAAAAAGATAAAAAAGTATCGTCTTCCCGATCGGTCGGGAATACTCAAGCTTTCATATTATACCTTTTCGAGGAATAGAAAAGTGTGATGAAGATTACACTTTTACATCTCGTGATAAAACTCGAAGGCGGGTATCGGTAGTGTATTTCTGTTCGGCCCGACGACCTCGTCCGAGTATCCGGTGAAACAACATCCGACGGTGTCCGGTTCGCACATCGGATCCATGAATCCCGACAACGATCCCCCCGGTGTCAACTCAGGTCCGCCACCCGATCGACCCGACTCAACAGACGTGTGACCATCGAGTCCAAATCCTCGGTAACAAGGCTGATCGCCCCC from Candidatus Zymogenaceae bacterium encodes:
- a CDS encoding PAS domain S-box protein, whose translation is MTTNTISTLIVEDDPGYARLIKDMLHDTAGTKFSVLHADHLMKGIDLLAKHDIDLIILDLTLPDSEGIDTFLRIKGVTPELPVIVLSSVEDENIAVRAVTEGAQDYLFKVEMRPAILVRAIRYAMERKKVRNELKNAYDEMEERVKERTHELTKLNEQLKTEINERKRYEAALKENEQLFKATIESIGDGIFVVGENGEVTHSNERFISLWQIPKDLSLKKNDELLLEHFLGMLEEPKVFLSTIKELYHTNDESQDLLKLKDGRTLERYTHPLTRNGKFSGRVWRFRDITDRFEAERRILENEERFRGIAERSFDVIYEFDDAGIFTYISPAVFRITGFTPNELIGKPLHSLFTPSTKGQISAMLERIESGNDVEGMEIEAVKKDGREVSLEINSSPIFRSGVFTGGQGIARDISDRKAIDEQMRILSITDIVTGLFNQVHFAEKMQDEVKRALRSSTPLSLVIYHIDNLAEYNETNGNLKGDRMLAELGKLIKKSIREDMDTAFRYGSDDFALILPHTQIEDAESIAGRIVSRIDKNLKEVSLSVGVAPLEGRKTADEMIQTALKDLNARKRAAAS
- a CDS encoding diguanylate cyclase: MLLIEDDPGFRDLVVQMLSEPNNSVFDIAQAQTLGEGCEYLDREKVDVVLLDLILPDNEGIDTFTRLKEKYPELPIVILTSIEDEKTAVEAVKDGAQDYLFKMEVKGDILIRSLRYAVERKRVQEELEQARDQLELRVKERTKELEDVNNRLQNEVEERIRALESLAESEERFRGIAERSFDMIFEIGSERQFLYTSPAVKRIFDYTPDEIINIPLETFISEEDKSRVSQAIDTLLGGSYIEGVQCGIKKKDGAPGFIEINASPILREGKVLGGQGIARDITERKKMEEELWRLSITDSLTNLYNQRYFYTKINEEASRAKRMSYPLCLMVFDLDNFKKFNDKNGHLAGDEILKHVGEITANSIRKDVDTAFRYGGDEFAIILPSAKKTDAAAVAKRIRGSIRSLPNDIDISLGIASFEDHANITSMINAADRAMYSQKEAKK
- a CDS encoding diguanylate cyclase, yielding MKDAPLFQAVAPGISDDTLLQRISDPVFILLYPDAVIIQVNQAAARLLGYTDDELLLVPLSDLIMGGATSLSPLLDNLSHASVSEGTLTLLDRNTVAHTMSVSADLFSGKSNTEYVRLIARATAIDYETPELPENWDRLIREALDAMPIFLWIYAPAEEKFIYVSPAFERIYGYDHLSLYREPGLWFSVIHPDDRDDIVRTFKENVGASLALQYRIIQKKGAVRWVSHRVFPIRDEKGGSPKLTGFIEDITMRRQWEDVLKQASDEWRITFDSITDLVSIHDREFRIVKVNRAFADAFHKEPRELIGIRCFEVIHHRSDPCPDCPHIKTIRTKKPACIEMTEPARGGAHLLISTAPILDAWGEIRGSVHTIRDITERKKMEDELIRLSTTDSLTGLYNQRSFFSIINTHTVRATRLEQNLSLIVFDLDRFKQYNDIHGHLAGDVVLKTVGEITAACIREEVDAAFRYGGDEFAVILTDANESQAHTVARRIQSQVVQTIPDIGVSFGVSQWKPGDTTDVFIERADTAMYAYKTAQRQKSLL